The stretch of DNA CGCCTCAGTGGCGTATCCTTTGCCCCAAACGTCGCGACTGAACGCCCAGCCAATCTCAGGGCCTACCCATCCGGGAGGGAACCACGCGCCCGCGCGGCCTATCCAACGACCCGTCGCCTTCTCGATTACCGAGAAATTGCTATACCCCTGAACGCTCCAAGCCCCTGCGAAAAGGCATAGATTGCGCCACGCACCTGTAGCATCTTGCGGGCCGCCGATGAATCTAGTGACCTCAGCGTCGGAGAGAAACACGGTCCAAGCAGGGAGATCAACCGCGCTGGGATGCCGCAACAGAAGACGCTCTGTTTCTATCATTTTGTCGCCTTTGGGAGTTGCCGTGAACCACCGCATACCGCCGCTACAAGACATAACGATGACCGCTCATGGCGCATAGTTGCCACGCCTCTCCAAGGTTGGTGGCATTGATCCTAACCAAACTTTCGTCGCATGTCGGCCTCCACCTCCGGTAAAGGTTCTTGGAGCGGCTCTGTTACGATTTACTCACCTTAAAGCAGCTTCCAAATTGATGCGTTGCGCGGAAGTTGTAGTCTCGTGTCATGATTAGCAACCTGCTCTTCGTCGCAGCCGCTGTGACGTTATCTGTTGTGCTCTGGCTGATGCTTCCGGCCATCGGGAGCCGATACGTCCACCCGCCGAGCCTGTCGCCCGACGAGATCGCGGCCGGATATCTGCGCCATATCCCCACCGGATCGAAAATCACGGGGTCGCGAAAGAAGTGGTCTGTGAACGACAAGACTGCAATCGCAGCGTGACGCGACACGAGCCAGTGAATCTGCTAGGCTTAGATGTTCCTTTGGTTCGAATGGGAGCGCGTGAATGCGCGGACCGCTGGACCCCGACTGAATGCAGCAAGCA from Rhizobium sp. 007 encodes:
- a CDS encoding GNAT family N-acetyltransferase codes for the protein MIETERLLLRHPSAVDLPAWTVFLSDAEVTRFIGGPQDATGAWRNLCLFAGAWSVQGYSNFSVIEKATGRWIGRAGAWFPPGWVGPEIGWAFSRDVWGKGYATEAATRCLIWAFEELGWMEAVHIIHPENYASIAVAKRIGAIPRVSENAQKNLVYVTTREGWSPKDRATTG